A window of Synechococcus sp. MEDNS5 contains these coding sequences:
- the glmS gene encoding glutamine--fructose-6-phosphate transaminase (isomerizing): protein MCGIVAVIGSRDAAPLLLEGLRQLEYRGYDSAGVATVESEQLHCIRAKGKLVNLSARVEREGAPGLVGIGHTRWATHGKPEEHNAHPHCDGSGAVAVVQNGIIENHRALREELTANGVSFRSDTDTEVIPHLVAAELARLQAAGRGADGALLLEAVQMVLPRLQGAYALAVLWAEVPGALVVARKAAPLLIGLGEGEFLCASDTPALVGFTRTILPMEDGEVALLGPLGIELYDASGVRQQRTPTLLSGQEHVADKRHFRHFMLKEIHEQPETARLWVERHLPEGLPAGHPVALPFDDAFYSGIERIQILACGTSRHAALVGAYLLEQFAGVPTSVDYASEFRYAPPPLAPNTLTIGVTQSGETADTLAALAMDVERRQGQSDPTFAPRQLGVTNRPESSLARQVPHILDIGAGIEVGVAATKTFLGQLLAFYALALAFAARRKSRGEGEIAGLITELRGLPEQLSALVEQHDQRAEAMAHHFAETQDVIFLGRGINYPIALEGALKLKEISYIHAEGYPAGEMKHGPIALLDARVPVVSIAVPGVVFEKVLSNAQEAKARDAQLIGVAPDGPDTDLFDELLPVPAASEWISPLLTVVPMQLLSYHIAAHRGLDVDQPRNLAKSVTVE from the coding sequence ATGTGCGGAATCGTTGCGGTGATCGGCTCCCGGGACGCAGCCCCCCTGCTGCTCGAGGGTCTTCGCCAATTGGAATATCGCGGCTACGACTCCGCCGGCGTGGCCACGGTGGAGTCGGAGCAGCTGCATTGCATCCGCGCTAAGGGCAAGTTGGTGAACCTATCGGCGCGGGTGGAGCGTGAGGGTGCCCCGGGGTTGGTGGGCATCGGCCACACCCGCTGGGCCACCCACGGCAAGCCTGAGGAGCACAACGCCCACCCCCACTGCGATGGCAGCGGTGCCGTGGCGGTGGTGCAGAACGGCATCATCGAAAACCACCGGGCGTTGCGGGAGGAGCTCACCGCCAACGGTGTGAGCTTCCGCTCGGACACGGATACCGAGGTGATTCCCCACCTTGTGGCTGCTGAACTGGCGCGCTTGCAAGCTGCTGGTCGCGGTGCTGATGGAGCGTTGCTGCTGGAGGCCGTGCAAATGGTGCTTCCCCGCCTGCAGGGGGCCTATGCCCTAGCCGTGCTCTGGGCCGAAGTGCCCGGGGCGCTGGTGGTGGCCCGCAAGGCGGCTCCCCTGCTGATCGGTTTGGGAGAAGGGGAGTTTCTCTGCGCCAGCGACACCCCGGCTCTGGTCGGCTTCACCCGCACGATCCTGCCGATGGAGGATGGCGAAGTGGCCTTGCTCGGTCCTTTAGGGATCGAGCTCTATGACGCCAGTGGGGTGCGGCAGCAGCGCACTCCAACCCTGCTGAGTGGTCAGGAGCATGTGGCAGACAAGCGCCATTTCCGCCACTTCATGCTCAAGGAGATCCACGAGCAGCCCGAGACGGCGCGGCTCTGGGTGGAGCGGCATCTGCCGGAGGGCTTGCCGGCAGGTCATCCCGTGGCGCTGCCCTTCGACGATGCCTTTTACAGCGGCATCGAGCGAATTCAGATCCTGGCCTGCGGCACCAGCCGCCATGCCGCTCTGGTGGGGGCTTACCTGCTGGAGCAGTTCGCCGGTGTTCCCACCAGCGTGGATTACGCCAGTGAATTCCGTTATGCGCCACCGCCGCTGGCGCCGAACACCCTCACCATCGGTGTCACTCAATCGGGTGAAACCGCTGACACTCTCGCGGCCCTGGCCATGGATGTGGAGCGCCGGCAGGGTCAAAGCGATCCAACCTTCGCGCCCCGGCAGTTGGGGGTGACCAATCGGCCTGAAAGCTCCTTGGCCCGGCAGGTGCCGCACATTCTCGACATCGGTGCCGGCATCGAGGTGGGTGTGGCGGCTACCAAAACCTTCCTGGGCCAGCTGCTGGCCTTTTACGCCCTGGCTCTGGCCTTCGCCGCTCGCCGCAAAAGTCGTGGCGAAGGGGAAATCGCCGGGTTGATCACCGAACTCCGCGGCCTGCCGGAGCAGCTCAGCGCCTTGGTGGAGCAGCACGACCAGCGCGCCGAAGCGATGGCCCATCACTTTGCTGAGACACAGGATGTGATTTTCCTTGGACGCGGCATCAACTACCCGATCGCCCTGGAAGGGGCACTCAAACTCAAGGAGATCAGCTACATCCATGCCGAGGGCTATCCGGCTGGGGAGATGAAGCACGGGCCGATCGCCTTGCTTGATGCCCGGGTGCCGGTGGTGTCGATTGCTGTGCCGGGGGTGGTGTTCGAGAAAGTGCTCAGCAATGCCCAGGAAGCCAAGGCCCGCGATGCGCAGCTGATTGGTGTGGCTCCCGATGGTCCGGACACGGATCTTTTTGATGAGCTGTTGCCGGTGCCAGCCGCGAGCGAGTGGATCAGCCCCTTGCTCACGGTCGTGCCGATGCAACTGCTCAGCTATCACATTGCAGCCCATCGGGGCCTGGATGTGGATCAGCCTCGCAACCTGGCCAAGAGCGTCACTGTGGAGTGA
- the acpP gene encoding acyl carrier protein — MSQEAILEKVRSIVAEQLSVDAGEVKPESNFQNDLGADSLDTVELVMALEEAFDIEIPDEAAEGIATVGDAVKYIEDKQA; from the coding sequence ATGTCTCAGGAAGCGATCCTCGAAAAAGTCCGTTCGATCGTGGCGGAGCAGCTCAGCGTCGACGCCGGCGAAGTCAAGCCGGAGTCCAATTTCCAGAACGATCTGGGCGCCGATTCTCTCGACACCGTCGAGCTGGTGATGGCCCTGGAAGAAGCGTTCGACATCGAGATTCCCGACGAGGCCGCCGAAGGTATTGCCACCGTCGGCGACGCCGTCAAGTACATCGAAGACAAGCAGGCCTGA
- the fabF gene encoding beta-ketoacyl-ACP synthase II, producing MVEGLQRVVVTGLGAVTPIGNSVADYWDALTSGRNGVAGITLFDASEHACRFAAEVKAFDPSGFIEPKDAKRWDRFSKFGVVATKQALADAGLEITPDNADRIGIIIGSGVGGLLTMETQAHVLEGKGPGRVSPFTVPMMIPNMATGLAAIAVGAKGPSSAVATACAAGSNAIGDAFRLLQLGKADAMLCGGAESAITPLGVAGFASAKALSFRNDDPATASRPFDRERDGFVIGEGSGMLVLETLSHAEARGATILAEVVGYGTTCDAHHITSPTPGGVGGAAAMRLALEDGGLSAAGVDYVNAHGTSTPANDSNETAAIKSALGDRALQIPVSSTKSMTGHLLGGSGGIEAVACVLALRHNVVPPTINYANPDPDCDLDVVPNTARDHKLETVLSNSFGFGGHNVCLAFRSMG from the coding sequence ATGGTGGAGGGTCTCCAACGCGTCGTGGTCACCGGCCTTGGCGCGGTGACACCGATCGGCAACAGCGTTGCCGACTACTGGGACGCACTCACGTCCGGCCGCAACGGCGTCGCAGGCATCACCCTGTTCGACGCCTCCGAGCACGCCTGTCGCTTTGCCGCGGAGGTGAAGGCTTTCGATCCCTCAGGGTTCATCGAGCCCAAGGACGCCAAGCGCTGGGATCGCTTCAGCAAATTCGGGGTGGTGGCGACGAAACAAGCCCTAGCCGATGCCGGCCTGGAGATCACTCCAGACAATGCCGATCGCATCGGCATCATCATTGGCTCTGGTGTGGGTGGTCTGCTCACCATGGAGACCCAGGCCCATGTCTTGGAAGGCAAGGGGCCCGGCCGCGTGAGTCCCTTCACCGTGCCGATGATGATCCCGAACATGGCCACAGGCCTGGCGGCGATCGCCGTGGGCGCCAAGGGTCCCAGTTCAGCGGTGGCCACCGCCTGTGCTGCCGGATCCAATGCCATCGGTGATGCCTTCCGCTTGCTTCAGTTGGGCAAGGCTGACGCCATGCTCTGCGGCGGAGCGGAATCGGCGATCACCCCCCTGGGGGTGGCCGGATTTGCCAGCGCCAAGGCCCTGTCTTTCCGCAACGATGACCCGGCCACGGCCAGCCGCCCCTTCGACCGCGAACGGGACGGCTTTGTGATCGGCGAAGGGTCCGGCATGCTGGTGCTCGAAACCCTGAGCCATGCCGAAGCTCGCGGCGCCACCATCCTGGCTGAGGTGGTCGGTTACGGCACCACCTGCGATGCCCATCACATCACCTCGCCTACGCCCGGAGGTGTCGGCGGCGCTGCCGCCATGCGCCTCGCCCTGGAAGACGGTGGTCTTTCAGCGGCCGGTGTGGATTATGTGAACGCCCACGGCACCAGCACACCCGCCAACGACAGCAACGAAACCGCTGCCATCAAGAGCGCTCTGGGTGACCGTGCCCTGCAGATCCCGGTGAGCTCCACCAAGTCGATGACCGGTCATCTGCTAGGTGGTTCAGGGGGGATCGAAGCCGTGGCCTGCGTGCTGGCACTGCGGCACAACGTGGTCCCTCCCACGATCAACTACGCCAATCCCGATCCCGACTGTGATCTGGATGTCGTTCCCAACACAGCTCGAGACCACAAACTGGAGACGGTGCTTTCCAACTCCTTTGGCTTCGGCGGTCATAACGTCTGCCTGGCTTTCCGCTCGATGGGGTGA
- the rimM gene encoding ribosome maturation factor RimM (Essential for efficient processing of 16S rRNA) encodes MTADDWLPVGKVVAVQGLKGELRVNPASDFPERFTEPGTRWLKARGQAPREIELKSGRQLPGKSVFVVRFAGIESRDAAEALVGQTLLVPADDRPALAEGEFHLLDLVGLEARLSTDGEAIGTVKDLISGGNDLLVLERPDGRTLMVPFVEAIVPEVHLEQGWLLLTPPPGLLEL; translated from the coding sequence ATGACTGCTGACGACTGGCTGCCCGTGGGCAAGGTGGTGGCCGTGCAGGGGCTGAAAGGCGAACTGCGGGTGAACCCGGCAAGCGACTTCCCGGAGCGATTCACCGAGCCCGGCACCCGCTGGCTCAAAGCGCGGGGCCAAGCACCGAGAGAAATCGAGCTGAAAAGTGGCCGGCAACTGCCCGGCAAGAGCGTGTTTGTGGTGCGCTTTGCAGGAATTGAAAGCAGAGACGCCGCAGAGGCGTTGGTGGGCCAGACCCTGCTGGTGCCGGCTGATGACCGGCCGGCGCTGGCAGAAGGGGAATTCCACCTGCTGGATCTGGTGGGCCTGGAAGCCCGGTTGAGCACCGATGGGGAGGCCATCGGCACCGTGAAGGATCTGATCAGCGGCGGCAACGACCTGCTGGTGCTGGAGCGACCTGACGGACGCACGCTGATGGTGCCGTTCGTGGAAGCGATCGTGCCCGAAGTGCATCTGGAGCAGGGCTGGCTACTGCTTACCCCACCGCCAGGTCTGCTCGAGCTCTGA
- the tkt gene encoding transketolase → MVAAPASLDTLCINSIRFLAVDAVNKSKSGHPGLPMGCAPMGYTLWDKFLRHNPKNPKWFNRDRFVLSAGHGCMLVYSLLHLTGYDSVSIDDIKQFRQWGSKTPGHPETFETPGVEVTTGPLGAGISNAVGLAIAESHLAAKFNKADAKVVDHYTYVIMGDGCNQEGVASEACSLAGHLKLGKLIALYDDNHITIDGRTDVSFTEDVLKRYEAYGWHVQHVADGNTDVDAIAKAIEAAKAVTDKPSIIKVTTTIGYGSPNKGDTAGVHGAPLGEEEAELTRKQLGWSYGPFEVPQEAYDQYRQAIERGASQEAEWNQTLAAYRSQYPTEAAEFERMLRGELPQGWDKDLPTYTPDDKGLATRKHSQICLGALGPNLPELIGGSADLTHSNYTDIKGETGSYQPETPEKRYLHFGVREHAMAAVLNGIAYHNSGLIPYGGTFLVFADYMRGSMRLSALSELGVIYVLTHDSIGVGEDGPTHQPIETIPSLRAMPNLMVFRPGDGNETSGAYKLAIENRHRPSALCLSRQGMANQANSSIEKVAQGGYILEDCAGTPDLILIGTGTELDLCVQAAKQLTTEGKNVRVVSMPCVELFDEQSDAYKEQVLPAAVRKRIVVEAAESFGWHRFIGLDGDSVTMDRFGASAPGGTCMEKFGFTVDNVVAKAKALLG, encoded by the coding sequence ATGGTCGCAGCGCCCGCCTCTCTCGACACGCTCTGCATCAACAGCATTCGCTTTCTCGCTGTTGACGCCGTCAACAAATCCAAGAGCGGCCACCCTGGCCTGCCCATGGGTTGCGCCCCGATGGGTTACACCCTCTGGGACAAGTTCCTGCGCCACAACCCCAAGAACCCCAAGTGGTTCAACCGCGACCGCTTTGTGCTCTCCGCCGGTCACGGCTGCATGCTGGTGTATTCCCTGCTGCACCTCACCGGCTACGACTCGGTGTCGATCGACGACATCAAGCAGTTCCGCCAGTGGGGATCCAAGACGCCCGGTCACCCCGAAACCTTCGAGACCCCCGGCGTGGAAGTGACCACCGGCCCCCTCGGCGCCGGCATCTCCAACGCGGTGGGTCTGGCCATTGCTGAGTCCCACCTGGCGGCCAAGTTCAACAAGGCCGACGCCAAGGTCGTGGATCACTACACCTACGTGATCATGGGCGACGGCTGCAATCAGGAAGGTGTGGCCTCTGAGGCCTGCTCCCTGGCCGGTCACCTGAAGCTGGGCAAGCTGATCGCGCTGTACGACGACAACCACATCACCATCGACGGCCGCACGGACGTGTCCTTCACCGAGGACGTGCTCAAGCGCTACGAGGCCTACGGCTGGCATGTGCAGCATGTGGCCGATGGCAACACCGATGTGGACGCCATCGCCAAAGCAATCGAAGCGGCCAAGGCCGTTACCGACAAGCCGTCGATCATCAAGGTGACCACCACCATCGGCTACGGCTCCCCCAACAAGGGCGACACCGCTGGTGTACACGGTGCTCCCCTGGGTGAGGAAGAAGCCGAACTCACCCGCAAACAGCTGGGTTGGAGCTATGGCCCCTTCGAGGTTCCCCAGGAGGCCTACGACCAGTACCGCCAGGCGATCGAGCGGGGCGCCAGCCAGGAAGCCGAGTGGAATCAAACCCTCGCCGCGTACCGCAGCCAATACCCCACCGAGGCGGCTGAGTTCGAGCGCATGCTGCGCGGTGAACTCCCCCAGGGCTGGGACAAAGACCTCCCCACCTACACACCCGACGACAAGGGCCTGGCCACCCGCAAGCATTCCCAGATCTGTCTGGGTGCCCTGGGCCCCAACCTGCCGGAGCTGATTGGGGGATCCGCCGACCTCACCCACTCCAACTACACCGACATCAAGGGTGAAACAGGTTCTTATCAGCCGGAAACCCCTGAGAAGCGCTACCTGCACTTCGGTGTGCGCGAGCACGCCATGGCTGCCGTGCTCAACGGCATCGCATATCACAACAGTGGGTTAATCCCCTATGGCGGCACCTTCCTGGTGTTCGCCGACTACATGCGCGGCTCCATGCGCCTGTCGGCACTGAGTGAACTGGGTGTGATCTACGTGCTCACCCACGACTCCATCGGCGTCGGCGAAGACGGTCCCACCCACCAGCCGATCGAAACGATCCCCTCCCTGCGGGCGATGCCCAACCTGATGGTGTTCCGTCCTGGCGACGGCAACGAAACCAGTGGTGCCTACAAGCTGGCGATCGAGAACCGCCACCGCCCCAGCGCCCTCTGCCTCAGCCGTCAAGGCATGGCCAACCAGGCCAACTCCTCAATCGAGAAGGTGGCTCAGGGCGGTTACATCCTCGAGGACTGCGCCGGCACCCCCGATCTGATCCTGATCGGCACCGGCACCGAACTCGACCTCTGCGTGCAGGCGGCCAAACAGCTCACAACTGAAGGTAAGAACGTGCGCGTGGTGTCCATGCCCTGCGTCGAACTGTTCGACGAGCAAAGCGACGCCTACAAGGAGCAGGTCCTCCCCGCTGCAGTGCGCAAGCGCATCGTGGTGGAAGCGGCTGAAAGCTTCGGCTGGCACCGCTTCATCGGCCTCGACGGCGACAGCGTCACGATGGATCGCTTCGGCGCCTCTGCCCCCGGCGGCACCTGCATGGAGAAGTTCGGCTTCACCGTGGACAACGTGGTGGCCAAAGCCAAGGCTTTGCTTGGCTGA
- a CDS encoding ion transporter — MELALRQRLRRVVLDSDTRAGRIYNLMIFGTILLSVAGLLVEPHPMRVATPGEIPAWVAELERGCLLVFMADYLLHLWVSPKPLVYARSFFGLIDLSAVLFFFVPQISSGLILWIFKFGRVLRVFKLLRFMDEAQLLGRALKASARRIGVFLFFVVMAQVVLGYLMVVFESGHPNTQFQTVGQGVYWAIVTMTTVGYGDFVPQTVLGQVLAAVVMLLGFGIIAIPTGIVTVETMQQVRQDQRVCTHCSHPDHRREASHCDRCGAPLPVAGGQS, encoded by the coding sequence ATGGAGCTCGCCCTGCGCCAGCGGCTACGGCGGGTTGTGCTCGATTCCGACACCCGTGCGGGCCGGATCTACAACCTGATGATCTTCGGCACGATCCTGCTCAGCGTGGCTGGCTTGCTGGTGGAGCCCCATCCGATGCGGGTGGCCACACCGGGGGAGATTCCGGCCTGGGTGGCCGAACTGGAGCGGGGCTGCCTGCTGGTGTTCATGGCCGATTACCTGCTGCACCTCTGGGTCTCCCCGAAGCCGCTGGTCTATGCCCGCAGCTTTTTTGGGCTGATCGACCTTTCGGCGGTTCTGTTTTTCTTTGTGCCGCAAATCAGCAGTGGCCTGATTCTCTGGATTTTCAAATTCGGCCGGGTGCTGCGGGTGTTCAAGCTGCTGCGCTTCATGGATGAGGCCCAGCTGCTGGGCCGGGCGCTCAAGGCCAGTGCCCGCCGCATCGGCGTGTTCTTGTTTTTTGTGGTGATGGCCCAGGTGGTGCTGGGCTATCTGATGGTGGTGTTTGAAAGCGGTCACCCCAACACCCAGTTCCAGACAGTGGGCCAGGGGGTGTATTGGGCGATCGTGACCATGACCACCGTGGGCTACGGCGATTTCGTGCCCCAGACCGTGCTCGGTCAGGTGCTGGCGGCCGTGGTGATGCTGCTCGGTTTCGGGATCATTGCCATCCCCACCGGCATCGTCACCGTTGAAACGATGCAGCAGGTGCGCCAGGACCAGCGCGTCTGCACCCACTGCAGCCATCCTGATCACCGCCGCGAGGCGTCCCATTGCGATCGCTGCGGGGCGCCGTTGCCCGTTGCGGGTGGACAGTCCTAA
- a CDS encoding mannose-1-phosphate guanylyltransferase/mannose-6-phosphate isomerase: protein MTTPLIPVILCGGTGTRLWPLSRASYPKQYWPLGGSGDETLLQQTQQRLEGIEALGAPLLICNDDHRFIVAEQMRQIGVEPGAILLEPMGRNTAPAVAVAALQATTHGEDPLLLVLAADHVIRDAAHFRTAIQAGRSAAEAGRLVTFGIVPTAPETGYGYIEAAEPLQPGALTPVPIARFVEKPDRTTAEQFLASGRFTWNSGMFLFKASAMLAELERLVPEVVSCCRAALEQDVADLDFLRLEREAFAKCPSVAIDVAVMEQTALGTVLPLAAGWSDVGSWSALWDTADRDDDGNVLRGRVISEGSRNCYLRSEHRLVVGLGVENLVVVETDDAVLIADRSQAQKVKTIVKQLEADGSPEGKAHRKIYRPWGHYTGVVEDSRWQVKRISVKPGASLSLQMHHHRAEHWVVVRGTALVERDGEKQLVGENQSTYIPMGCRHRLSNPGRIAVELIEVQSGEYLGEDDIVRFDDVYGRSDASARVALTPQ from the coding sequence GTGACCACCCCCCTGATTCCGGTGATCCTCTGCGGCGGCACCGGCACGCGCCTCTGGCCCCTCTCCCGCGCCAGCTATCCCAAGCAGTACTGGCCCCTGGGGGGCAGCGGCGACGAAACCCTGCTGCAGCAGACCCAGCAGCGCCTGGAGGGGATCGAAGCCCTCGGCGCGCCGCTGTTGATCTGCAACGACGACCACCGCTTCATCGTGGCCGAGCAGATGCGCCAGATCGGCGTGGAGCCTGGCGCAATCCTGCTGGAGCCCATGGGCCGCAACACGGCCCCCGCCGTGGCGGTGGCCGCTCTGCAAGCCACGACCCACGGTGAGGATCCATTGCTGCTGGTGCTGGCCGCCGACCACGTGATCCGTGATGCCGCCCACTTCCGCACCGCCATCCAAGCAGGCCGCAGCGCTGCCGAAGCGGGGCGCCTGGTGACCTTCGGCATCGTGCCCACCGCACCGGAAACGGGCTACGGCTACATCGAAGCGGCCGAACCGCTGCAGCCCGGAGCCCTCACCCCCGTGCCGATCGCACGCTTCGTCGAGAAGCCCGACCGCACAACGGCAGAGCAGTTCCTTGCCAGCGGCCGCTTCACCTGGAACAGCGGCATGTTTCTGTTCAAGGCCAGCGCCATGCTGGCGGAACTGGAGCGTCTGGTACCGGAGGTGGTGAGCTGCTGCCGAGCCGCCCTGGAGCAGGACGTGGCCGATCTTGATTTCCTCCGCCTCGAGCGGGAAGCCTTCGCCAAGTGCCCCAGTGTGGCCATCGATGTTGCCGTGATGGAACAAACAGCGCTGGGTACCGTGCTTCCCCTGGCCGCCGGCTGGAGTGATGTGGGCAGCTGGAGTGCTCTGTGGGACACCGCCGATCGCGATGACGACGGCAACGTGCTGCGCGGACGCGTGATCAGCGAGGGCAGCCGCAACTGTTATCTACGCAGCGAACACCGCCTGGTGGTGGGCCTGGGCGTGGAGAACCTGGTGGTGGTCGAAACCGACGACGCCGTGTTGATCGCCGATCGCAGCCAAGCTCAGAAAGTGAAGACGATCGTGAAGCAGCTGGAGGCGGACGGCAGCCCGGAGGGCAAGGCCCACCGCAAGATCTATCGACCCTGGGGCCATTACACCGGCGTGGTGGAAGACAGCCGCTGGCAGGTGAAGCGCATCTCCGTGAAGCCCGGCGCCAGCCTCTCGCTACAGATGCATCACCACAGAGCAGAACACTGGGTCGTCGTCCGCGGCACTGCCCTCGTGGAGCGTGACGGAGAGAAGCAACTCGTTGGCGAAAACCAGAGCACTTACATCCCCATGGGGTGCCGCCACCGCCTGAGCAACCCTGGGCGAATTGCCGTGGAGCTCATCGAAGTCCAAAGCGGTGAATATCTGGGCGAAGACGACATCGTGCGCTTCGATGACGTATATGGCCGCAGCGACGCGTCGGCCAGGGTCGCCCTCACTCCACAGTGA
- a CDS encoding UDP-glucuronic acid decarboxylase family protein, protein MRNLITGGAGFLGSHLVDRLMQAGEDVICLDNYFTGRKSNIAHWIGHPNFELIRHDVTEPIKLEVDRIWHLACPASPIHYQFNPIKTAKTSFLGTYNMLGLARRVGARLLLASTSEVYGDPEVHPQPESYRGSVNPIGIRSCYDEGKRIAETLCFDYKRMHNTEVRVMRIFNTYGPRMLPDDGRVVSNFIVQALKGMPLTLFGDGSQTRSFCYVDDLIEGMIRLMNSEHTGPMNIGNPDEFTIEELARMIRDRINPELEIVKKPLPEDDPLQRQPVISLAKQTLQWKPTVSLSVGLKRTIADFQSRIKGDNKKEASHLKN, encoded by the coding sequence ATGCGCAATCTGATCACCGGCGGTGCCGGCTTTCTTGGTTCTCATTTGGTCGACCGCCTCATGCAGGCCGGAGAGGACGTGATCTGTCTTGACAATTATTTCACCGGAAGGAAAAGCAATATCGCCCATTGGATTGGCCACCCTAATTTCGAACTGATCCGTCACGATGTCACTGAACCGATCAAGCTTGAAGTTGACCGGATCTGGCACCTAGCCTGCCCTGCATCACCCATCCACTATCAGTTCAACCCAATCAAAACCGCCAAGACGAGTTTTTTGGGCACTTACAACATGCTGGGCTTGGCAAGACGGGTCGGAGCCAGGCTTTTATTAGCCAGCACCAGCGAAGTGTATGGCGATCCAGAGGTGCACCCTCAACCCGAAAGCTACCGGGGTTCCGTGAATCCCATTGGAATTCGCAGCTGTTATGACGAAGGCAAGCGTATTGCCGAAACACTCTGTTTTGACTACAAACGCATGCACAACACGGAAGTGCGGGTGATGCGCATTTTCAACACCTATGGGCCTCGCATGCTTCCCGATGATGGTCGCGTCGTGAGCAACTTCATCGTTCAGGCCCTCAAAGGCATGCCGCTAACACTCTTTGGTGACGGATCACAGACTCGTTCATTCTGCTATGTCGATGACCTCATCGAAGGAATGATCCGCTTAATGAACAGCGAGCACACTGGACCAATGAACATTGGCAATCCAGACGAATTCACCATTGAAGAGCTCGCCAGGATGATTCGCGATCGCATCAACCCAGAACTAGAAATCGTCAAAAAGCCTTTGCCAGAAGACGACCCTCTGCAGCGTCAACCTGTTATCAGTCTGGCCAAGCAAACGCTTCAATGGAAACCAACGGTTTCTCTCTCAGTTGGCCTTAAGCGGACCATCGCCGATTTTCAATCGCGAATCAAAGGAGACAACAAAAAAGAAGCGTCTCATTTGAAGAACTGA
- the rnc gene encoding ribonuclease III produces MQEANRDQQLNSLWSELGNHPERLQREELDCLNEALTHTSCGLHPHHEQLEFLGDAVLRLAASEFIAAAYPQMPVGERSSLRAQLVSDRWLAQLGETITIAQWWRIGPKASADPTAAATIRAELSEALIGAVYRIAGLQTVQAWLKPHWQTSAEAVLADPYRGNSKSALQEWSQGQGLGLPQYTCSEVSQRHGDPKRFQASVTLPPNLMSSGWGGSRREAEQQAAEALMAQLKASSADRA; encoded by the coding sequence ATGCAGGAAGCAAACCGCGATCAACAACTGAATTCGCTCTGGAGCGAACTGGGAAACCACCCTGAACGGCTACAGCGCGAAGAGCTCGACTGCCTGAATGAAGCCCTCACCCACACCTCCTGCGGTCTGCATCCCCATCACGAGCAGCTGGAGTTTCTCGGTGATGCGGTGTTGCGCCTGGCAGCGAGTGAATTCATCGCTGCGGCCTATCCCCAGATGCCGGTGGGGGAACGCTCCAGCCTGCGGGCCCAACTGGTGAGTGATCGCTGGCTGGCGCAGCTGGGAGAGACGATCACAATCGCGCAGTGGTGGCGGATCGGCCCAAAGGCCAGCGCTGATCCCACCGCGGCCGCCACGATCCGCGCCGAGCTCAGTGAAGCGCTGATCGGTGCGGTGTACCGGATTGCCGGGCTGCAAACAGTGCAAGCCTGGCTGAAGCCCCATTGGCAGACGAGTGCTGAGGCGGTGCTCGCCGATCCCTATCGCGGCAACAGCAAGTCAGCCCTGCAGGAATGGAGCCAAGGCCAGGGTCTGGGTCTGCCCCAGTACACCTGCAGCGAAGTGAGCCAGCGCCATGGCGACCCCAAACGCTTTCAGGCCTCGGTGACGCTGCCGCCCAATTTAATGTCCTCAGGCTGGGGCGGGTCGCGGCGCGAGGCCGAACAGCAGGCAGCGGAGGCCCTGATGGCGCAGCTCAAAGCATCCAGCGCAGATCGTGCTTAG
- the psaC gene encoding photosystem I iron-sulfur center protein PsaC — MSHAVKIYDTCIGCTQCVRACPLDVLEMVPWDGCKAGQIASSPRTEDCVGCKRCETACPTDFLSIRVYLGDETSRSMGLSY; from the coding sequence ATGTCCCACGCCGTCAAGATCTACGACACCTGCATCGGCTGCACCCAGTGCGTGCGTGCCTGTCCTCTCGATGTGCTCGAGATGGTGCCCTGGGATGGCTGCAAGGCTGGCCAGATTGCCTCTTCTCCCCGCACCGAGGATTGCGTTGGCTGCAAGCGCTGTGAAACCGCTTGCCCCACCGACTTTCTCAGCATCCGCGTGTATCTCGGCGATGAAACCAGCCGCAGCATGGGACTGTCGTACTGA
- a CDS encoding NAD(P)H dehydrogenase subunit NdhS: MASAAPILPGATVTVVDQRSIYNGYTGFVQRISGDRAAVLFEGGNWDKLVTMRLRDLSAD, translated from the coding sequence ATGGCTTCCGCTGCTCCGATCCTTCCCGGCGCCACGGTGACGGTGGTAGATCAGCGTTCGATTTACAACGGCTACACCGGCTTTGTGCAGCGCATCAGTGGTGACCGGGCTGCCGTGCTCTTTGAAGGAGGCAACTGGGACAAGTTGGTGACGATGCGTCTGCGTGATCTCAGCGCCGACTGA